The genomic segment ACTCAAAATGACAATGCGAACACCCGTGCCTCCAAGGTCGATTCCTGCACGTACGCCTTCGTCGCGATCACTACTCATATCGTCACCGTAACCTTCCTGCCGTAAATAAACTCGCCAGGCACCAGTCCTTTCGCACGCGCAATCAAAATGGTGAAGTGCTGGACGTAAAGCATTCCGGCGATCAATCGGACGATCTCTGGCGAATCGGAAGTCTGCAATTGCTTGCTGCCCACATATGCCTTGGGTCCAATCGTCACAACTTCCGTCCCGTTTGCCGTTAGCTCTTCAGAAAGCGCCTGGAGCGTGGCATCGGTTCCGTCGCCAATGAGTAACGTGATCATCCCCGGGCCTGAAGTCTCCATCGGGCCATGGCGGAACTCCCCGCTCAGATAACCCTCGGCCATCACTTTGCAGGCCTCTTTAAGAATAAGAGCGCCGGTCATCGTGGTTGCACCATCCGCACCCATACCAACCAGCGCGACACGGGGCTCTACGTCTCCCAAGAAGGCTTCATTGACAATCGACTGGACGGCACTTCTGTCATCAATCAGGCGAGCGAACTCAGCCGTTGCTGCCCGAACCGCGGCGATAAGAGGCGCCTCATCCTCGCGACGGAGTGCCAGCGCCGTCCGGTATGCTGCGATCAAAGTGTTCACGTAGCTTTTTGAACT from the Paraburkholderia sp. D15 genome contains:
- a CDS encoding SIS domain-containing protein, which produces MQNHISPYERDISDQLTAIADQLAYELPPSLRRLDVSRFDRIVLTGMGSSHYATIPIERGLAARGLPVWRIDTGSLLDFPELITGKTLLWATSQSGMSGEIVALLNKLEGATRPATIIGVTNDEQSTLARRSDILVALKSGSEATVSSKSYVNTLIAAYRTALALRREDEAPLIAAVRAATAEFARLIDDRSAVQSIVNEAFLGDVEPRVALVGMGADGATTMTGALILKEACKVMAEGYLSGEFRHGPMETSGPGMITLLIGDGTDATLQALSEELTANGTEVVTIGPKAYVGSKQLQTSDSPEIVRLIAGMLYVQHFTILIARAKGLVPGEFIYGRKVTVTI